A window of Amia ocellicauda isolate fAmiCal2 chromosome 20, fAmiCal2.hap1, whole genome shotgun sequence genomic DNA:
gagctgagattaggagcactccctttaagagagtgctcctaatctcagctcgttacctgtataaaagacacctgggagccagaaatcttgctgattgataggggatcaaatacttatttccctcattaacatgcaaatcaatttataacttttttgaaatgcgtttttctggatttgtttgttgttattctgtctctcactgttaaaatacacctaccattaaaattatagactgatcatttgtttgtcagtgggcaaacatacaaaatcagcaggggatcaaatacttttttccctcactgtaattagGAAAACactatttcatccagacatggaagcactggtaccaaggacacagcacacactatactgataagaactagatgtatatattttcagttcGTTAGCTAAGGAATGTCACACAGATAAGTCTAagcagagaaatccaaataagaacaaggaaacccttataagagcaagttttaactagtatcttacttgaaagcaattttaccccaacagttaGCATGGTTAAGAGTCTGAAGACTGTAGCACAGTAGTACATGCACGAAAAACCTGTCCTGTGATTCTCCTGCTAAgctcaattttttatttgtttttgttgcgttttgttttcctgaaataaattacgacagatacaaataaatataaataaacaaataaacaaacaaataattaaatatatttccaGCTGAGGCAGATTTCAAACCAAAGATGTACAAACGTCAAGCATACATATTCTACTATAATCCACTAAGTTAATGATTTGTAGAAATAAATGCAGTTTCCCTAGCTGGGATATTACTGTACTGGGTCATGTGTTCTTGGTTGGCAACATAATTACCTTATTCAAGGTCTGAAGAAGGTTAAAGCATGTTTTAACATTACTTCaccacattttaatgttaatgtatGATCTTTATATATTTAGCATGTTAATTACAAGTGTACCTGCAGGGGTAACACAGATATGAACAGGTGATGTTCAAAATGTATCTACTCAAAAACATATTACGAACTTTAGTCACTCACTACACTCAATCATGATacgtttaaaatacaaataattgtccGGTTTTGTTACTGAAATTCCAGAACGGAGAAAGAGTGGGGCACATACTGGAGAAAAAGGCCAACCGCAAAACTGAAACCTAAATGTTTCATCACCTTCACATTTCATTCTGATTCACTGGCTAAATGAACCCAACATTTTTCTTGGCTAATTCAATGTTTCAGATATCTAATATTATAATTACCTAATAACGCTACTTAACTCCACCCTGCTTCTCATTGTGACTAGGAAATTACATAGTAAAGTGATATATATGCGAGGGAATCACTgtagaaaagaaaagcaaaggaACAGTCTTTGAAAAAACTTTCCTGTACTCAGTAATGCAGTCTTTGCAAGAAAGCCACTGAATTAAATAGAAGCTGGCTAGAAAGTACGGATGACTAAACACATCTCTCGTATCAAAGCCGTgcttatgtttctttctattctcAACACCCAGAATACGAAAACTTTAAAAGTATCACATAACCCGGAGGTAGTGTGTGCAGTTGTTTGTTAgaactattacaaatgtattataatttatttgccATGTATAGTTGGGAAGACGTCTCATCCACAGTGTAAATAGTGTAAAGGTGTCTGTGGGATAATATCAAGTGAATTTCTGCTATACTGATACAGCTCACATGACTGTCTCCGTAATTCAATTTACTCATTTACCATGTATGCATATAATACTTAACGGGCTCATTTTGCACAGAGGatgtattatataaaaataggaAGTGTTTAACAGCTGCATCAGACTCTCATGCAATGGCTTTCCACTTGGTGAAGATGCACCTGTTCCCCTgagttcccttttttttttgcatttcccCTCATTATCTGAATATGCTtagaaaataaatctttaaatTTTTCAATCAGAATTAGATTTACCGAATATAAACCATTTAGCCTTGAGAATGAATCACTAAGCCTCACTGATTTCACACTTTAAATTATCAATTTAATGAAATAAGAGAAGACAGTTCACCAGCTTTTTGATCTCTCTGACCAATGAGATTTCATTGACATGTTCTTGTAGTTCAGCTGGAGCACTATGAACACATACTAAGAGGTTAACTGAAGAGTTGCTTACCTTGATCCATTAGCATAATGTATAACCAGTGAGCGTCCAACAATGCTATTTGGTCCTAAAAGGGGTAAGTTATTGTCCACGTAGGTTTGCTCAAGCCGGTCCAGATTGCTCAGTAGTCCATATTTTCCACTAAGATCACCAATCTCAAACTGGTCTTCAGTTCCTGTTCCAGGTACTGGAGATGAGGACTGGTTAACAGCGAAAGGATTGAAGTGGCCCATAATGTTCTCATTTGAACAGGGATCTGTATTTGCAGAGTTGTTTTTCAGAGGCAGTATATGAACATGATAACCACCAGCTTTTGATTGTAAGTCTGACAAAGACACGTTGACAACCGTCAGGTCCAGGGGTGAACTCTGCGAGAATTGCACTATGCCCTTAGTTTTCCCAGGTCCAAACCAGGATCCTGTTCTTGCTGAAGGGAAACGCACTAAAGTGATGTTTGCACACGTGAATCTAGATGAAGTCTTGTTAGCTGCATGGATCACCACTGATCTGCCAAGTATGGAGGTCACCCCAGACATCCAGGAAGTTGTGTCAGTGAAAAATAACTTGTTGGTCACCTTTCCGACATCAGGGTTTAGAGTGAGTGTCTGGTGTTTACCTGCAAAGTCTCCCACTTCGCAAGCAAAGGGACTATCAGGTTTACAGTTAAGGTTATAACTGCTATCCACTGTATCAATGTTGAAAGGATTCAAATGCCCCTTGGTGCTGTCACACGCAATCTGCTCGTAATCCGTCTCAGAGCTGATGGGGTACACGTGGACATGCCAGTTATGATTTTCAGTTTGAGAAGCTGATGAGTTTCCAAAGGATAGATCCAGGAACATAGTTAAGTCTGAATAAGGATTGTTCTTCAGCTGACTGAACACCATAGTCCCAACCACAGGACCCTTGAAGATAGCTTTTCCTGACACCACTTCTCCCGGATAGCCAATAGTCCCACACAATAGTCGTGAACCATCTGTGAGGTGGATCACCACAGAGCGACCAACAATGCTGTTCCTCCCAAAGAGAGGCAGATTCCAATCAGTAAAAGTTGCTTCAAAGCTGTCCATGCCTGCCAAGGACCCATGCCTTCCACTGAGGTCTCCAGTCTCATACAGGTCATGGGTCGCACCTGGAACTTTGGGATATGTTGGGTCTGTTGTTTTCACTTTGAATGGATTCCAGTGCCCACCAACATTATCATTGCTGCAAAGGTTTTCTGCAGATGTTTTCGCCTGGGGGACGGGGAAGTCATGCACATGATAAGCCCCCACCCTCTTTCCTAGGTTAGTAAGATTAACTTTAATTTCAGTGAGATCGAATGGAGAAGCCTGAGAGAAGCTGAAGGAACCTTTAGCTCCCTTCATACTTATGAGAGCATTGACCTTCTTCAGTTCCACCTGTCTGATCTCTGCACATGCATATGCATCCATGCTTAGATTGATCAGTATAAAGCGTACACCGGCTGCGAGTCCAGCAATCTCCAGGCGGGACTTCACTGGTTGTAGAGGGGAACCCACCTTTAGCTGTCCCAGTGATGTCAAGGTGGATTGGCCAAGCTGGCTTAGACGTGTATCACAACTAGACTCAAGGGCCTGGGAAGTGAACACACTGACACTTGTCACATTTGAACCTGGATGGAGAGCTACAAGATCAGAAAGAATCCATGTAGCACTTTGGTTCTCATTTTGACGAATGTACACGTCTCCTGCCACAGAGGAGAAAAACTTGGCCTGCCATGTTTTCACATTCTTCAACTGCTTAATGGTAGCACAGGCTTCCGTGGCATTACAGGATTGCAACACAAGGGAGAGGTCATCTAGACTAGACCTCTGTCTAAAAAGACCAGGAACAGAGACTGGGGTGCCGACCTGACTGACATTGAAGCTGAAGACACTTGCTCCAATGTTGGACTCCTGGCAGGGCTGGGGAAAGTGACCATAAATGACAGGGAATTCATTCAGGGAGAGGTTTAGAGAGCCACAGATCCCTGTCAAATTCACAGTGGTGGTATTCAGGCTGGAATCGAACTTTACCCATCCCATCACTCCCGCCATGTTTATATCAGCTCTGAAAAGCTCACAAACAGATGACCCTGAAAAACATGGAGAGAAAATCAATGATGTGATGACAGAAATGAATAAAGGAAAGCCAAGCAGTAATTAATATGACAGTAACAGGTTAAAAAATTGTTTCGCACAACTGTGTAGTGTAATATTGTATAGTAATCAGctttatgtaatatatatatagtaaagtaTCGAAGGTTGACAGGTAAATGTCCTAAATGAATTACATGGTTAGCTGAATTTTAGGACAGTAACACTTGTGTCTTACAGGTTTCAGACTGTTCAATCCATAGTGTCGTCTGGGCTTAGTAAGTTTACCTGTTAACTTTTAACTTGAGCTTAAATCTGGTGTAAGTCAGTATGCATAACAGGAATTCAGTGGTATTCACGCCAGAAAGATCTATCATATTAACATTTAATTGGCAATTCAGTGCTGTAATATTCCAGGTAATGCTTGGGGAAAGGTATTCAAACTCACTAAGCTGGTAATTCCTTCTCTGGCATGTGTGAGTGTTTAACGATGATTTAACCAAACAGACTTTCAGAAATAATTTTAGATTGTTGGATTTCAACAGCCTCCTACATTCTACAGTCCTCCCATAACATTTCAGTCAGATACAGAATAAGTAATTACAACTGTCAGTCCATTGCCTTTATGCCTGTTCTCTTTAGAAATTCTGCTATTGACCTGGCTATGTGTTTCAGTTAGTTgtcagtgtgaatgggaaaCTTTATTCAATCTACCACTAGTCATTATTAAGTCAGTagtatgttttcattatttgctGATTTTTTACTTCTCTTCAATCAGATTTTGATCATGATAGAAACATCCTCTTTGGTGTACATCTAAGAGTTTTAAAGCATAGCTAACATTTTccttacatatttttatattcatttaatttaaaaatctgGTTATACCTGTATCATTGTAATAATGTTAAATAGAAACATGATAGTTAATGTCAGTCCTCTGGGGCTCTCACCTTTGTCATACCCCACACCTTAATGATGTGAATCATTTGTCAAATCAAAGTCAAATGCTACTTCCAATTCTTAATCAGGTGTTTATAAAATCAGTATCCATACAAACTACAGGAATTAAACTGGAGTTGCACATCCCTGCTATAAATGATcttcaataataatactttCTGTGTGTGATGAATATCAGTTCTTTCAGTTCTTGACCCGTTTCTTTAGATTTGCTTGGTATATATGTAGTGTAGcccattttaaaagcaaagcaagatgtgtttgttaaaaaaagatGAAAGAAATTAACCATCACAGACTGTTGATATAAATTATACTTTTTATTAGTTAATTAGCTTTTGCAACAGtttttgtaaatataataatataaaagagattgtaagtatttttttttgttatatttccaATATTTGCTCAAATCTGAGGATGCTTACACTGAACACTCAATCATTTACATAGTCCATAGATGAGCACAGATACTTTTGGCTCTTTCATGTACTGCCTTTTTGTTTAgtggtgaaaataaaatattattttatacatttcctCCACAAGA
This region includes:
- the cusr gene encoding uncharacterized protein cusr; translation: MCTFGGLIIFSLLGSSVCELFRADINMAGVMGWVKFDSSLNTTTVNLTGICGSLNLSLNEFPVIYGHFPQPCQESNIGASVFSFNVSQVGTPVSVPGLFRQRSSLDDLSLVLQSCNATEACATIKQLKNVKTWQAKFFSSVAGDVYIRQNENQSATWILSDLVALHPGSNVTSVSVFTSQALESSCDTRLSQLGQSTLTSLGQLKVGSPLQPVKSRLEIAGLAAGVRFILINLSMDAYACAEIRQVELKKVNALISMKGAKGSFSFSQASPFDLTEIKVNLTNLGKRVGAYHVHDFPVPQAKTSAENLCSNDNVGGHWNPFKVKTTDPTYPKVPGATHDLYETGDLSGRHGSLAGMDSFEATFTDWNLPLFGRNSIVGRSVVIHLTDGSRLLCGTIGYPGEVVSGKAIFKGPVVGTMVFSQLKNNPYSDLTMFLDLSFGNSSASQTENHNWHVHVYPISSETDYEQIACDSTKGHLNPFNIDTVDSSYNLNCKPDSPFACEVGDFAGKHQTLTLNPDVGKVTNKLFFTDTTSWMSGVTSILGRSVVIHAANKTSSRFTCANITLVRFPSARTGSWFGPGKTKGIVQFSQSSPLDLTVVNVSLSDLQSKAGGYHVHILPLKNNSANTDPCSNENIMGHFNPFAVNQSSSPVPGTGTEDQFEIGDLSGKYGLLSNLDRLEQTYVDNNLPLLGPNSIVGRSLVIHYANGSRMQCADILPTETSDGHRIRGKAVFSGVVKGTISLGGLVFPDGSSSDTTVQVDLQASQVTEAVWYIHTNLIEEGNASRCSEAGGQFNPFRISPGPGYSTSCSPGHPLNCIVGDLTSKHGNASLKSRQLFTDSNLELAGDYTVVYRSIILRDTSGILACANIMPDSPSAQLVFPSVQSFSRSEFRNKVASALDIEFWRITILPGELSTVAQGKCQQVTILVSGNVDESKLKTLKDNVKLGQFQQSALCSQRGNAGQFLKPAGYLLTIAVIAVHFYLFLMLQ